A genomic segment from Malus domestica chromosome 05, GDT2T_hap1 encodes:
- the LOC103427868 gene encoding heat stress transcription factor A-4c-like isoform X1, whose protein sequence is MEEAQGGTSSLPPFLCKTYEMVDDASIDSIVSWSASNKSFIVWNPPEFARDLLPKFFKHNNFSSFIRQLNTYGFRKIDPEQWEFANDDFIRGQPHLMKNIHRRKPVHSHSLQNLQVQGQGQGTSLSEAERQSMKDEIKRLKHEKERLAVELQRHEQERHGLELQMQFLKDRLQHMEGQQQTMAAFVARVLQKPEIASNPVPQLEVRERKRRLPRTSWPFDDANNGNNQMVSSEAVIRENGGLEKLEQLESFLTFWEDTIHDVGHNNIPLVDESTSGNESTAVSSIQLNVDIQSKSPKIDMNSEPAAFVAPEPAASQSSIEKTAGIAASAPTTTLIQQPSNEKPAGTSTSAPTGVNDGFWEQFLTENPGTSEAQKVPLEGKDSDGRSNDSKPGDHGRLWCNMRNVNNLTEQMGHLTPVEKT, encoded by the exons ATGGAGGAAGCTCAAGGCGGCACGAGTTCGTTGCCTCCTTTCCTTTGCAAGACATATGAGATGGTAGATGATGCTTCAATAGATTCAATTGTGTCATGGAGTGCCAGTAATAAGAGCTTCATTGTTTGGAACCCGCCGGAGTTTGCTAGAGATTTGCTGCCAAAGTTCTTCAAGCACAACAATTTCTCTAGCTTCATCAGGCAGCTCAATACCTAC GGTTTTAGAAAAATTGATCCGGAGCAATGGGAATTCGCCAATGACGATTTTATAAGAGGTCAGCCACACcttatgaagaacatccatagGCGAAAGCCGGTGCACAGCCACTCTTTGCAGAATCTTCAAGTCCAAGGCCAAGGGCAAGGGACTTCATTGTCCGAAGCTGAACGGCAGAGTATGAAGGATGAAATCAAGAGGCTTAAACATGAGAAAGAACGCCTTGCTGTGGAGTTACAGAGGCATGAACAGGAGCGGCATGGATTGGAGTTGCAAATGCAGTTCTTGAAGGACCGTTTGCAACACATGGAAGGGCAGCAGCAAACCATGGCGGCttttgtggctagggttttgCAGAAACCGGAGATTGCCTCTAATCCTGTTCCGCAATTGGAAGTCCGTGAGCGAAAGAGAAGGTTGCCAAGAACCAGTTGGCCTTTCGATGATGCTAACAATGGAAATAATCAGATGGTTAGTTCAGAAGCTGTTATTAGAGAAAACGGGGGTTTGGAAAAGTTGGAGCAGTTGGAGTCATTCCTAACATTTTGGGAAGATACCATTCATGATGTTGGTCACAATAACATTCCACTTGTGGATGAATCTACAAGTGGTAACGAAAGCACAGCCGTATCGTCCATACAATTGAATGTTGACATTCAGTCCAAATCCCCTAAAATTGACATGAATTCTGAGCCCGCTGCATTCGTTGCTCCCGAGCCTGCTGCATCGCAATCCTCTATAGAAAAAACAGCTGGAATTGCTGCTTCTGCACCCACCACCACCTTGATACAACAACCGTCTAACGAAAAACCAGCTGGAACCAGCACTTCTGCACCCACCGGGGTCAATGACGGATTTTGGGAACAGTTCTTGACAGAGAATCCTGGCACGTCAGAAGCACAGAAAGTTCCGTTGGAAGGAAAGGATTCCGATGGTAGAAGTAATGACAGCAAACCTGGTGATCATGGCAGGTTGTGGTGCAATATGAGGAATGTAAATAACCTTACAGAACAGATGGGGCATCTCACTCCAGTAGAGAAAACCTGA